CGCATCCTCGATGTTATCATGCTCCGAACGGGCAATCAGATGCGCCATAACTTCCGTATCGCTCGTCGTTTGGAAGATCGAGCCTTTACGCTCCAGATCACGCTTGATGATGTTCGCATTGTCCAGGTTGCCGTTGGTTGCAAGCGCCAAATCACCCTCACGGTATTTGAACACCAGCGGCTGTGCATTCGCCAGCTTGCTTTCGCCTGCCGTTGAATAACGGACATGGGCGATCGCGGTAGAGCCAGTCAAGGGAGAGAGTGTCTCTCCGGTGAATACTTCTTTGGCAAGTCCCATGCCCCGGTAGTAGTTAAACTTACCTTCATCAACCGTGCAGATACCGGCGCTTTCCTGCCCTCTGTGCTGCAAAGCATGAAGCCCGTAGTAGCAGAGAGAAGAAGCGTCGGGGTGACCATACACCCCGAACACGCCGCATTCTTCGTTCAATTTGTCAAACAAACCGCCATGGCCGCCAATACCTTCGTTGTAATACTCACCTGTCCAAAGCTCATGCTGCTGCCCGCTCAGCTCATCGCTGGGCGCCGCAGGAAGCTTCAGGGCCCCGGTTTGTTTCACGCCATTAGACATGGAATCGCATCCTTCCAGACCTTTTCCAGCTCGCTGACCGGAGACTGGATTTGCTGCTTGCCGTTCACGGCAACGCTCAGCTCTGTTCCTGTGACTGTTCCGATTTCTTGATAAGGTACGCCTTGGGAAGCGACCCAGTGCTTTAATGCATCCGCTTTGTCAGGCGAAGCCGTCAACAGAATGCGGGATTGGCTTTCGCTGAACAGTGCAATATCTGTGCGAAGCTCGGAGTTGATCGCTACTTGAGCGCCGATACCGCCGCTGATTGCACTCTCAGCAAGAGCTACAGCAAGACCGCCCTCGGATAAGTCATGCGCAGAAGCGACATAGCCTTCTTGGATCGCTTTTAGAACGGTTTCCTGCAAGCGTTTCTCTACTGCCAAGTCCAGTACAGGAGGACGGCCTTCGGTTACGCTGTGAAGTACATATTGGAATTCACTGCCGCCGAGCTCTGCCTTCGTCTCGCCGAGCAGGATGATGATGTCGCCTTCGTTTTTGAAGCTTTGCGTCGTGATGTGGTCAACGTCGTGGACAAGACCCACCATACCGATAACCGGTGTCGGGTAGATTGCTCCTTTGGCGTTCTCGTTGTAGAGAGACACGTTACCGCCGATGACCGGAGTGTTCAACTCACGGCAAGCTTCCGCCATACCGTCCGTTGCTTTCTCAATCTGCCAGAAAATTTCCGGCTTATCCGGAGAACCGAAGTTCAGGTTATCCGTTACCGCAAGTGGTTCAGCGCCGGAGCAAACAATGTTACGCGCCGCTTCGCTCACCGCGATCCGTCCGCCTACTTCCGGATCGAGATACACGTAGCGCCCGTTGCAGTCGGTTGTCATCGCAAGTCCCTTGCGCGTGCCGCGAATGGTTACGACTGCTGCGTCCGAACCCGGGCGCACCGCAGTTTCCGTACGAACCATGTAATCATACTGGTTGTACACCCACTCTTTGCTCGCTACCGTCGGGGACGCGAGCACTGCCTTCAGCGCATCCGTCAACTCCGTTACCTCAGGGTAACGAGTCGTATCGATGGATGCGTGCGTCTCATAATAAGCCGGAACTTGGTTCGGCTTATTGTAAACCGGGCACTCGTCAACCAGTGCCCCTACCGGCATATCCCCCACGACTTCACCGTGGTGGATCAAACGCAGGCGACCGTCATCGGTCACCTTGCCGACCTTCGCGCAGTGCAAGCCCCAGCGCTCAAAAATGCCCTTCGCTTGCGCCTCATGCTTCGGCTCCACGACGAACAGCATGCGCTCTTGCGACTCGGACAGCATCATTTCATACGCTGTCATGCCTTCTTCGCGCTGCGGAACCTCATCAAGGTAAAGCTCCATACCGTTACCGGCTTTACTTGCCATCTCAGCGCTGGAGCAGGTAAGCCCCGCAGCGCCCATATCTTGAATTCCAAGCACGATGCCGGAATCGATAAGCTCTAAGCATGCTTCCAGAACCAGCTTCTCCATGAACGGATCGCCTACTTGCACCGCAGGACGCTTCGCTTCGGATTCCGCTGTCAGCTCCTCGGACGCGAATGTCGCGCCGTGGATACCGTCGCGTCCTGTTGCAGGACCGACGTAGAACACAGGGTTGCCTACACCTTTGGCGACACCGCGTTGGATTTTATCATGGTCGATAAGCCCTACGCACATCGCGTTAACAAGCGGATTCCCCTCATAGCTTTCGTCGAACATGACTTCGCCGCCAACCGTTGGAATGCCGATACAGTTCCCATATCCAGCGATACCGGATACGACGTGCTCGAACAAAT
This genomic window from Paenibacillus hexagrammi contains:
- the purL gene encoding phosphoribosylformylglycinamidine synthase subunit PurL codes for the protein MAQQLSAKEPTAEQIAEQKIYKQMGVTDDEYAKICGFLGRNPNYVEIGVFSVMWSEHCSYKNSKPVLRKFPVTGPRVLMGPGEGAGIVDIGDNQAVVFKIESHNHPSAIEPYQGAATGVGGIIRDIFSMGARPIALLNSLRFGKLQNDRVKYLFEHVVSGIAGYGNCIGIPTVGGEVMFDESYEGNPLVNAMCVGLIDHDKIQRGVAKGVGNPVFYVGPATGRDGIHGATFASEELTAESEAKRPAVQVGDPFMEKLVLEACLELIDSGIVLGIQDMGAAGLTCSSAEMASKAGNGMELYLDEVPQREEGMTAYEMMLSESQERMLFVVEPKHEAQAKGIFERWGLHCAKVGKVTDDGRLRLIHHGEVVGDMPVGALVDECPVYNKPNQVPAYYETHASIDTTRYPEVTELTDALKAVLASPTVASKEWVYNQYDYMVRTETAVRPGSDAAVVTIRGTRKGLAMTTDCNGRYVYLDPEVGGRIAVSEAARNIVCSGAEPLAVTDNLNFGSPDKPEIFWQIEKATDGMAEACRELNTPVIGGNVSLYNENAKGAIYPTPVIGMVGLVHDVDHITTQSFKNEGDIIILLGETKAELGGSEFQYVLHSVTEGRPPVLDLAVEKRLQETVLKAIQEGYVASAHDLSEGGLAVALAESAISGGIGAQVAINSELRTDIALFSESQSRILLTASPDKADALKHWVASQGVPYQEIGTVTGTELSVAVNGKQQIQSPVSELEKVWKDAIPCLMA